The genomic interval GTTCTTGAGGGACGCCTACGTCCCTCAAGATGTAGATTTAGTCAATGGATGTGAGCGTCCCAACAAAATAATCTATATACTTTTTAACGAAAAGCGAACAGCGAATGACGAATAGCCACTTTATCGTCTACTCTCTCGTCAACTAGCACGTTTTTTATTTTATACCTTCTTTATTTCATACCTTTTTAATTTTACATTGTATTTAAACAAGTTTTCTCTTTACCATTTCCGTAACTATAAAAGAAGCTACGTGATTAGCATATGATCCTGTACTAAATCCTGCATCATATCCAAGCTCTTTAGCTAATTCGTGGGATATTCTAGGACCCCCACATACTAATACCACTTTATCTCTTAATCCCTCTGCTTCTAATAACTCTACTAATTCTGTAAGATTAGGAATATGAACATCTTTTTGAGTTACTACCTGTGATACTAATATTGCATCGGCATTTAATTCTACAGCTTTAGCCACAAGCTCTTCATTTGGAACCTGACTTCCTAAGTTATATGCTTTTATTCCTTTATATCTCTCAAGTCCGTAATGGCCATCATATCCCTTCATATTCATTATAGCATCTATACCAACAGTATGGGCATCAGTTCCTGTGCATGCTCCAACCACAACTATGTCTCGTTTGATATTCTCTTTTATATAAGCTTCAACTTCTTTTTTCTCCATTACATCAACTTCTACCTTAGGAACTTCTATCTTAGAATAATCAACTGTATGTTGACATTTACCATACACAATAAAATAAGTATATCCTACTCCTAAATCACTGGAATACACTACGCTTGGGTCCTCTAATCCCATCTTCTTAGCTAATCTTCTTGCTGCCTCATTAGCTTCATCTCCATAGGGAACTGGTAACGTAAAACTTAATTGCACCATTCCATCGTTTAACGTATCCCCATATGGTTTAACCCTTGTTAAATCCACCTTTTCCATAGCCATTATTTGTCACCCCCAAGCATTAACTCAATAAATGGATTATAATACTTACTATCCTTTGTAGTTACACCTTCTAGACCCTTTCCACCATTTCTAGGTCTCTTAACTCCACCGAATTTACCTTTTTCAATAGTTGAAAATAATCCTTCTCTTTCTATTTCTTTAAGCATTTCTTCTGCTTTATTAAGAACTTTTTGTGCTCTAGTTTGAACTATACCGCCTTCTTTGAATTCTATTTCATCACCGATATTTCTAGCATTATTGAAAATATATTTTGCGTTCTCAATAGAAAGCATTCTATCTTGTAAATGAGGAGTGTGAATTGCTTCCGTAGGCATTCCTAACAATTGTATGGCTTGTTTTGTCCATATAGCTACTAAATTAAACATTGCAT from Caldisalinibacter kiritimatiensis carries:
- a CDS encoding OAM dimerization domain-containing protein; translation: MAMEKVDLTRVKPYGDTLNDGMVQLSFTLPVPYGDEANEAARRLAKKMGLEDPSVVYSSDLGVGYTYFIVYGKCQHTVDYSKIEVPKVEVDVMEKKEVEAYIKENIKRDIVVVGACTGTDAHTVGIDAIMNMKGYDGHYGLERYKGIKAYNLGSQVPNEELVAKAVELNADAILVSQVVTQKDVHIPNLTELVELLEAEGLRDKVVLVCGGPRISHELAKELGYDAGFSTGSYANHVASFIVTEMVKRKLV